One window of the Deltaproteobacteria bacterium genome contains the following:
- a CDS encoding chloride channel protein, whose translation MHKFFLHLNERFQLIIIAAIVGVCGGVGSVALNRSLAIVFEWLHSWRGNWYSFLFPAAGAALSSIFLNQVVRDGGGHGVPEVIYSISQHGGLLRLRSSFSRLVACLLTIASGGSAGPEAPVVLSGASIGSNIGTYFRLKDRQRVVVVGCGAAAAIAAIFNAPVTGIVFTLEAILGEWSALNLIPVAIASVVGTEVSRLLQGNQIPFKYHADVISLWNLAACLGLAVITAMGSVILIRILRFVQDHSHKVIPVKWLSAAAGGVLVGIIGLKFPGALGEGYEMIRSIIGENYTASLWILGLTALAKILATSLTIGSGGSGGLFAPCLVIGSFTGQFYHKALITALPTLPWAGGGYFALLGMAGLISGVLQAPMTGVFLVAEITGSYSFLISVVLVAVISVTVSYFFEPVSVYLQELVSRGEIIKPRTDRQILSHLNVEELLERDCQIVYPEMRLKELVPIVQQSHRNYFPVEDSHSGEFLGMIHLDDIRAYLFDPHLLDTILIEQVMDRDVFRVSLEEELTHVFSVFDKMHLWSLPVVQGGKFLGLISKGTIMDHYRKELLVNEEA comes from the coding sequence CGTGGGGGTGTGCGGGGGCGTGGGCTCCGTCGCGCTCAACCGTTCGCTGGCCATCGTTTTCGAGTGGCTGCACAGCTGGCGGGGAAACTGGTACAGTTTTCTTTTTCCGGCTGCAGGTGCGGCCCTTTCATCGATCTTTCTGAACCAAGTTGTCAGAGACGGCGGTGGGCACGGTGTACCGGAAGTCATTTACAGTATTTCCCAACACGGCGGCCTGTTGCGACTACGGAGCAGCTTTTCACGTTTGGTGGCCTGCCTGCTGACGATTGCGAGTGGTGGTTCCGCCGGTCCCGAAGCCCCGGTGGTGCTCAGCGGGGCGAGCATCGGATCCAACATCGGGACCTATTTTCGATTGAAGGACCGCCAGCGGGTGGTTGTCGTCGGTTGCGGCGCGGCGGCGGCTATCGCTGCCATTTTCAATGCGCCGGTAACCGGCATCGTTTTTACGCTTGAAGCCATTCTGGGTGAGTGGAGCGCGCTCAACCTCATTCCGGTGGCCATTGCATCGGTCGTGGGGACGGAGGTCAGCCGCCTTCTCCAGGGTAATCAGATCCCTTTTAAATATCATGCCGATGTGATCTCCCTCTGGAATTTGGCGGCCTGTCTGGGACTGGCCGTCATCACGGCCATGGGTTCCGTTATCCTGATACGTATCTTGCGCTTTGTGCAGGATCACTCTCATAAAGTAATTCCTGTTAAATGGCTTTCCGCCGCCGCCGGGGGTGTTCTGGTAGGCATTATCGGCCTAAAGTTCCCGGGGGCACTGGGCGAGGGCTATGAGATGATTCGATCCATCATCGGTGAAAACTACACGGCGAGCCTGTGGATTCTGGGGCTTACCGCCTTGGCTAAAATTCTCGCCACATCGTTGACCATCGGCAGCGGCGGTTCGGGAGGACTTTTTGCCCCCTGTTTGGTAATTGGCAGTTTTACCGGTCAGTTTTACCATAAGGCGCTTATTACCGCCCTGCCGACGCTGCCTTGGGCCGGCGGCGGCTATTTTGCCCTTTTGGGCATGGCCGGACTCATCAGCGGCGTGTTGCAGGCCCCCATGACCGGGGTTTTCCTGGTGGCGGAAATTACAGGAAGTTACTCTTTCCTGATTTCAGTCGTGCTGGTGGCGGTTATCAGTGTGACGGTCAGCTATTTTTTTGAACCCGTATCGGTTTACCTCCAGGAACTGGTTTCCAGGGGCGAGATAATCAAACCCCGCACCGACCGGCAGATCCTGTCCCATCTGAATGTCGAGGAACTGTTGGAAAGAGACTGCCAGATCGTTTATCCCGAAATGCGCTTAAAAGAGCTGGTACCCATTGTACAGCAGTCCCACCGCAATTATTTTCCGGTGGAAGATTCCCACAGCGGAGAATTTTTGGGTATGATCCACCTGGATGACATCCGTGCTTACCTGTTCGATCCCCACCTTTTGGACACCATCCTCATCGAGCAGGTCATGGATCGTGATGTTTTCCGGGTGTCTCTTGAGGAAGAATTGACGCATGTTTTTAGCGTGTTTGACAAAATGCACCTGTGGAGTTTGCCGGTGGTGCAGGGCGGAAAATTCTTGGGATTGATCTCCAAGGGAACCATCATGGACCATTACCGCAAAGAGCTTTTGGTCAATGAAGAGGCATAA